CCTGGCCGTTACTTCCGGCGTTATCTGGATAATAGTTTCCACGATGCAGGGTTATCACTGCACGCTCGGCTGGAAAGCGCATCGATATTTCAGTTGCTACAAGGGATCTTTGTTGGGTTGGGCTGTGGTTTATTCCCTCAAGGCAGTTTACTGGCAGAGATGTCTCCGGCATTACTGCGAAGGCCGGTGGATATTCCTAAAATGAGCCGGCATGCTGCGGTGGTGGTGGCTGAGCCAGGGCGGGTAACACCGCTGGCCCAGCACTTCTTTGACGTTGCCCAAGAGTGGCTGACTTCCCACGAGGCGTCATAACTGAGGTGACCGCTGAATTTAAACCGTTTGCCCCAGAGTGTGGCGTAACCGGTTAGTCCATCCCGCAGAGGCGGCGCTGAAGATAATCCCCAGTAACTGTTTATCACCGAGGCCCATCGCCCGCAACGGGCTAATATGCTGCTGGCTAAAGCGCTCTGGTGCGCGGGTCAGTTCGGCCGTAACAGCGATAAGCTGGTGAGATATTTGCTCAGTAGCTTGTGCTGCCAGAGCTTGATCGACTCCGGCCTGTAACGCGGCTAGTAATGCGCTATCTTTAGTTAATTGTTGCAAATTATGCTGATGATGAGCCTGGCAGTAGAGGCTGCCGTTGATTCGGGCACTGACCAATGATACCCATTCCTGCCAGTCCGCGGGGACTCGATCAGGGTTATCTAATTGAGCGGTAATCGCGCTATAGGCGGACAAACTCTCTTGATGGTGCGAGAGCAACTCGTTGAGTGTCACCTCGCTAGCTACTGAGGTATCCTCGGCTGTAACGGAGTCGCTTTGCGCCAGCGAAGGCAGCCAACCTTGCCATTGTGGCTCACTTTCTAATAACAGGGCTGACGGGGCATCTTCCATTCGTGGGAAGCCGGGTAGCATGACGGTTGGATAGCCCGCCTGAGCAGAAAAACCGGCGACGACTCTGGCCTGGAATCCAACAAAACCAATTATCTGCGATAAAACAATAATATCTGCATCGGTTAGTCCTACCTCAGCCAACTGTTGCAATGCATGTCGGTCAATCAGTGTCGGTTGGCTGGCGAGTTGGCGCGCATATTGGGTAATTTGTGTCAATCGCATATTACTTTCCCGCGAGGCATCTGGGCTGGAAAGTGGTGTGAGGAGGGCGGCATAGTGACTGCATAAACGCTGAATTCCGGTAACTTGTGCGACAGTTAAGGCGCTACTTAATCGGTCATAGAGGGAAAATGTATTCTCGTGATTTAGCGCGACAACCGCAGGGAAAAGTGCCAGGTACATGGCATCTGAGGCAGATAAAATAGCAGCGTAATGCTGTAGGGAATGAGTTAATGCCAGCGGAATATCGTTGGCTAAACCGAGCAGGAAAATGCCTTGCTCAAGGGGGGCACCAATCTGATATGTATTGCCGATGTTGCCACTATTGGCCGTGTCACTTTCGTCGACAATTTGTGTTGCAAGAGCACCACCACTGCGCTGAGTTTCATGATACCAATGCGCATTATCTTGTCGTCTAAATTGCACCATAATGACCTCCGTTAGGGGCAGCAACGCGCCAAAGTGAAAGGTGAAAGAAGCACCTCTTCAGGCGACAGGTACAGATGAATACTGAACAAGATAGGTATTGCGGTATCTGGCTGGGCGTTATGCAAAGTGCGAGGGTTCAACATCGGCAAGATATCCTGTTGTTTTATGGAATGAACACAGTGGATATCATTGCTGATTGAGTTGGCGAGATAAAATAATGTTAAACCATAATCCATAACTAAAAGTAATAACATATTATTATATATAACAAAAATGTTGTTACGTTAGTTAATAATTGGCTAACGGGGGGATAGCATCATAAAATTTCCGCGATCAGACGATCGCGGAGGCAGGTTTGTGTGCGGATGACGTGACAATGTCACATTAACCCTGTGGCGGTTAGAAGTTTGCGCTATCCCGACGCCAGGCATCTGCGGTCAGCGCTTCACCAAAATGACTGGAAATCAATCGCTTAGTCAGGTCATGCAAGGGTGCTGCCAGCACTTCTGCGGTACTGCCCCGTTCCACAACTTCCCCTTCATGCATCACAATCACCTGATCACTGATATGCTTCATCATGCCTAAGTGTTGGGTCACATAAATATAGGATATGCCGTGCTTTTCCTGTAACTCCAGCATCAGATTAATAATCTGTGAACGCATGGACATATCCAGTGACGCCAAAGCTTCATCGGCAACAATCACTTTTGGTTGCAGGATCAATGCTCGCGCCAGCGCAATACGCTGTTTCTGACCGGAGGCCAACATATGTGGATAGTAATTCGCGTGATCCGGTAACAACCCCACCTGGCGTAAAGTCTGGTAGATGCGCTGTTCGCGCGCGGCAGCATCTAAATCGGTATTCAGCTTTAACGGTGCATCCAGTAGTTGACCAATACGTTGACGCGGGTTAAGCGAGGTACTCGGGTCTTGGAAAATCATCCGAATACGCTGGCTGCGATAAGCATAATCACCATACACCAGGCGGTGATCGTCGATGAGCAATTCACCGTCGGTCGGTTCAATCATGCCCGACAGCATTTTAGCTAAGGTAGATTTACCCGAACCATTTTCACCAATAACTGCCAGTGTTTGTCCTTCGCGTAAGGTGAAACTGACCGCTTTAACCGCCTCCACATGCTGGCGACGAAACAGCCCAGTGCGATAGCGAAAGGTTTTGCTCAGGTTACGGACTTCGAGCAGTGTCTCGGCCATTATTGCTCCTCCAGATTTAAGGGGAAGTGGCAGGCAAAGGCGTGGTTTTTCACCAATCGCAAGCGCGGTGTTTCGATACAGGTTTTCTGGGCATAAGGGCAACGCGGCCCCAGACGACAACCAATCGGCAAGTGCTCCAATGAAGGAATCGCACCCGGTAAAGTATTCAGCCGACTTTTGTGGGGCAGAGAGCGGCCAAAGTCAGGCATGGCGCGGATCAGCGCTTGAGTATAAGGGTGGTGTGGGGACGCCAGCAGGTCTTCACAAACCGCACTTTCCACCGTCTGACCGCAATACAACACATTAATCCGGGTGGCCCATTTACTCATCATTTGTAAGTCATGGCTGATGAGCAAAATTGTGGTGTTATTGTTTTGATTCAGCCGCGCCAGTAAACGGAAAATTTGTGCCTGAGTGGTGGGCTCCATCGCATTGGTGGGCTCATCGGCAATCAGTAAGCGGGGCTGATTGGCCAGCGCAATAGCAATCATCACCTTCTGGCATTCGCCTTCGGTCAGTTCGTAAGGGTAGCTGCCCATAATGTCTTTATGGTCTTTAATCCCCACCCGATGCAGCAGCTCAATGGCCCGACGTTTACGCCAATGGAATCGCTGCCACCAGCGGCCTTTGTAAGTCCAACCGGGTATAGCTTGCACCAGTTGCCGACCAATACTTTCTGACGGATCCAAACAGGATTGCGGCTCCTGGAAAATCATCGAAATATTATGGCCGATCACCTTACGTCGCTCACGGGGCGTCAACTGCAACAGGTCAATATCATTAAAGCGAAAACGGTCAGCGGTAATACGCCAGTTATCTTTGCTTACGCCACAGATAGCCTTGGCAATCAAACTCTTGCCCGAGCCTGATTCGCCGACTATTCCACGGACTTCCCCCTCCGTGAGGGTGATACTGATGCGGTCAACCGCCTTCACCATCCCTTCGGCGGTCATAAATTCAATGGTGAGGTTGCGAATATCCAGTAATGGCATTATTCCACCCCCGCATTAATAGCTCGGCGCATACCATCACCTAACAGATTAACCAGCAGTACACTGACCAAAATGGCCCCGCCGGGTAACATCACGGTCCACGGCGCGACATAGACTAAATCCAGTGAATCTCCGAGCATCGCCCCCCATTCAGGTGAGGGTAATTGCGCGCCTAAATCAAGAAAACCCAAGGCCGCAATATCCAAAATCGCCATTGAGAGCGCGCGAGTAAATTCAGTGACTAACACTGCCGCGATATTCGGCAAAATGGCATAGGCCAAAATATGGGGAGTAGATGCACCATCCAGACGGGCGGCAATCACATATTCTTTATCCAATTCATCATGCACGGCACTGTAAATAGTGCGCACCATGCGGGGCAGTAGTGCTAGCCAGACGGCGAACATGGCGTGTTCTAAGCTCGGGCCGACAAAAGCCACCACAATAATGGCTAGCAGCAGGGAAGGGATTGAGAGCAGGGTATCCAGTACGTGATTAAGAATGGCTGAACGAAAACCGTGGGTGATACCTGCAAACACCCCGAGGATCACGCCACACAGTGCTGCTGCCACTGTCACCAACAGCGCCGACCCATAAGTGGATGCAGTGCCCGCTAATAAACGGCTTAAAATATCGCGCCCTAAGTCATCAGTGCCGAGGAAGAAAGAGACATTGCCGTAACGTGACCATGAGGGGGGCAGTAACTGGTAGCCCAAAAACTGTTGATCGAGCGCGTAAGGGGCTAGCGTGCTGCCCAACACACAGAGTAATAATAAACCCAGCACGCCATAAAACCCCACCATTGCCAGACCATCGGCATAGAAAAGCCGCCAGGTATACAGCAGCGGGCTGGGCATTTTCTTCTCGCGGTAGACATTATCGAAGGGCATACCATTCCTTATGCTTTAACGGCGTCATCATCGCGCCCAGAATATCCGACAGGACGTTAATGACGATAACCAACGAACCAACCACCATCACACCGGCTGAAATGGCGGCGTAATCTTGTTGGCGAATCGCATTGATTAGCCAACGACCTAACCCCGGCCAGTTAAACACCACTTCGGTTATCATCGCCAGAGTCAGCATGGTCGAGAACTGTAACCCTAATTTTGGAATGATGGGCGGGAGTGCATTGTGCAGAACATGGCGGCGAATAATAGTGAATCTGGATAAGCCGCGGGTGGCCGCTGCTTTAATATAATTCTGCCCGATAACATCGTCGGTACTGGTGCGCATCAGGCGGATAACTTCAGTGGTGGGGGCCACGGCCAGTGCCGTGATGGGTAAAATCATATGTTGCAACGCACTGAGCATCATCTCTTTACGATAGGGCGAAGGTGACAACCATGCATCCACCAATGCCAGCCCGGTGACGGGTTTCACTTGATATAACAGGTCAAACCGCCCAGAAACCGGCAGCCAACCCAAATGCAGTGAAAAGAACAACATCAATAGCAGAGCCAGCCAAAACACCGGGATTGAGAAGCCGAGCAGCGCTATTGAACTGATGGCAATATCAGCAAATTTGCCGCGCATCACTCCGGCAATAATCCCCAGCGGAATACCGACAAACAGTGCCAGGGTAAAGGCCAGAACACACAGCTCCATAGTGGCAGGGAAAGCTTCGCGCAATTGCTCACTGATCGGCTGCCCATTAATACTGGAAACGCCAAAGTCCCACTGAAGTAAGCTGCTGAAATAGAAACGGTAGGCATCAAGCAGAGATGCGCCATTCAAGGGGGCATGAGGAGTAAAATAGCTCAGGCTAAAACTGACCAATGACAACATAAATAGGGTTATCACCAACAGTAATAAGCGCCGTAACGTAAAGATTATCATGGTTTTTTCCCCTCATCGGCAGGACTTTCGCGAAATACACCAGCAAAAGAAGAATTACCAAACGGGCTTAACACTAAACCTTTAATATCATAACGGTATGCTTGCAACCGCAAGGATGACGCCAGGGGTAACAGCGGCAATTGCTGTTCCAGAATGCGTTGGGCTTGCTGATAATATTCAATACGTGCCGATAATTGCTGGGAACGTAAGGCTTTTTGCAGCAACTCATCAAACTCAGGGTCACACCAGTGAGCATAGTTTGTTTGCGATCGAATTGCCGCACAGCTTAACAATGGGCGGAAGAAACTGTCGGGGTCATTACTGTCGGTTGACCAGCCAGAGAGTGTCAAGTCGTGGCTCATTTCCATCAGGCGCGCTTCCTGGAACCGGCCTTCGACCGGCACGATACTCACCGTAATCCCGACCTGCGCTAAATCAGCTTGTATCAACTCCGCGGTTTTTAACGGGCTAGGGTTATAGGACTGCGATGCGGTCGGTACCCATAAGTTGAGTTGCAGCTTGGTGATACCCAGCTCTTTGAGGATCGCTTTGGCTTTTTCCGGATTATATTCAGTCACCTGGGCCTGGTTATCATAAGCCCATGATGCACGGGGTAAAATGGACGCCGCTGTTTCCGCCGTGCCGTAATAAATTGATTGCATCAATCGTTGGTTGTTAATAGATAAGGCGATGGCCTGGCGGACGCGTTGATCATTCAGTGGCGGCTTGCGGGTATTAAAGGCCAAATAGGCCACGTTCATTCCTGGGCGCAGGGTCAAGCGCAGGCGGGGGTCATCGCGTAAAATAGATAACTGGCTAGCGGCGGGATAGGCCAACACATCACATTCGCCAGTCAATAACTTGGATAAACGGCCCGTCCCACCCGCGCCGAGGTCAATGACGACCTGCGGCATACGCGGCAAACCTTTCCAATAATCACTGTTACGGAACAAACGGATATATTGCCCAGACCGATATTCGTTTAGCAAGAAGGGGCCAGTGCCTACCGGTTCGCGGTCGATCTGCTCTTGTCGGCCTTTTTGGCTTAATACATCGGCATATTCGGCCGAAAGGATCGGCGCATAGTGGGTTGCTAAATGCCAAAGAAATGAGGCATCGGGGGCTTTCAGTTTAAATTCAACGGTATAGTCGTCAATTTTTTTGACGCTTTGCACCGCATCTGCAAATTGTAGGCTATCAAAGTAAGGGTATTCACCGCCGTTGACATCATGATAGGGATGCTGCGCATCAAACACTCGTTGGAAACTGAACACCACGTCATCAGCATTCATCTTGCGGGTGGGAGTAAACCAATCAGTCGTCTGGAACGGGACATCTTTACGCAAATGAAAACGGTAGGTGGCGCCGTTATCCAGCACTTGCCAACTTTCCGCCAATTCAGGACTTAACCGGTAGGTGTAGGGGTCAACATCCAATAAGCGGTCATAAAGCTGTGCCGCCAGAGTGTCGATAGTCAATCCGCTACTGGCCATCTGTGGGTTGAAGGTATTCAGTATCCCACTGACACAATAGACAAAACCGCGCTGACGGATATCCGGCAGAGGTTGAGTCGGTTCGGCAACTGGGGCCGGTTGCGCCAGCGCTGGGGGCGCAAGGCAAGCCAGCGACAGCATCCAAATCGATAGCATCAAAATTAGTAACG
The sequence above is drawn from the Yersinia enterocolitica subsp. enterocolitica genome and encodes:
- the sapA gene encoding ABC transporter substrate-binding protein SapA, translating into MRALLILMLSIWMLSLACLAPPALAQPAPVAEPTQPLPDIRQRGFVYCVSGILNTFNPQMASSGLTIDTLAAQLYDRLLDVDPYTYRLSPELAESWQVLDNGATYRFHLRKDVPFQTTDWFTPTRKMNADDVVFSFQRVFDAQHPYHDVNGGEYPYFDSLQFADAVQSVKKIDDYTVEFKLKAPDASFLWHLATHYAPILSAEYADVLSQKGRQEQIDREPVGTGPFLLNEYRSGQYIRLFRNSDYWKGLPRMPQVVIDLGAGGTGRLSKLLTGECDVLAYPAASQLSILRDDPRLRLTLRPGMNVAYLAFNTRKPPLNDQRVRQAIALSINNQRLMQSIYYGTAETAASILPRASWAYDNQAQVTEYNPEKAKAILKELGITKLQLNLWVPTASQSYNPSPLKTAELIQADLAQVGITVSIVPVEGRFQEARLMEMSHDLTLSGWSTDSNDPDSFFRPLLSCAAIRSQTNYAHWCDPEFDELLQKALRSQQLSARIEYYQQAQRILEQQLPLLPLASSLRLQAYRYDIKGLVLSPFGNSSFAGVFRESPADEGKKP
- the sapD gene encoding putrescine export ABC transporter ATP-binding protein SapD — encoded protein: MPLLDIRNLTIEFMTAEGMVKAVDRISITLTEGEVRGIVGESGSGKSLIAKAICGVSKDNWRITADRFRFNDIDLLQLTPRERRKVIGHNISMIFQEPQSCLDPSESIGRQLVQAIPGWTYKGRWWQRFHWRKRRAIELLHRVGIKDHKDIMGSYPYELTEGECQKVMIAIALANQPRLLIADEPTNAMEPTTQAQIFRLLARLNQNNNTTILLISHDLQMMSKWATRINVLYCGQTVESAVCEDLLASPHHPYTQALIRAMPDFGRSLPHKSRLNTLPGAIPSLEHLPIGCRLGPRCPYAQKTCIETPRLRLVKNHAFACHFPLNLEEQ
- the sapF gene encoding putrescine export ABC transporter ATP-binding protein SapF, with amino-acid sequence MAETLLEVRNLSKTFRYRTGLFRRQHVEAVKAVSFTLREGQTLAVIGENGSGKSTLAKMLSGMIEPTDGELLIDDHRLVYGDYAYRSQRIRMIFQDPSTSLNPRQRIGQLLDAPLKLNTDLDAAAREQRIYQTLRQVGLLPDHANYYPHMLASGQKQRIALARALILQPKVIVADEALASLDMSMRSQIINLMLELQEKHGISYIYVTQHLGMMKHISDQVIVMHEGEVVERGSTAEVLAAPLHDLTKRLISSHFGEALTADAWRRDSANF
- the sapB gene encoding putrescine export ABC transporter permease SapB; translated protein: MIIFTLRRLLLLVITLFMLSLVSFSLSYFTPHAPLNGASLLDAYRFYFSSLLQWDFGVSSINGQPISEQLREAFPATMELCVLAFTLALFVGIPLGIIAGVMRGKFADIAISSIALLGFSIPVFWLALLLMLFFSLHLGWLPVSGRFDLLYQVKPVTGLALVDAWLSPSPYRKEMMLSALQHMILPITALAVAPTTEVIRLMRTSTDDVIGQNYIKAAATRGLSRFTIIRRHVLHNALPPIIPKLGLQFSTMLTLAMITEVVFNWPGLGRWLINAIRQQDYAAISAGVMVVGSLVIVINVLSDILGAMMTPLKHKEWYALR
- the sapC gene encoding putrescine export ABC transporter permease SapC, translating into MPFDNVYREKKMPSPLLYTWRLFYADGLAMVGFYGVLGLLLLCVLGSTLAPYALDQQFLGYQLLPPSWSRYGNVSFFLGTDDLGRDILSRLLAGTASTYGSALLVTVAAALCGVILGVFAGITHGFRSAILNHVLDTLLSIPSLLLAIIVVAFVGPSLEHAMFAVWLALLPRMVRTIYSAVHDELDKEYVIAARLDGASTPHILAYAILPNIAAVLVTEFTRALSMAILDIAALGFLDLGAQLPSPEWGAMLGDSLDLVYVAPWTVMLPGGAILVSVLLVNLLGDGMRRAINAGVE